Proteins encoded by one window of Collimonas fungivorans:
- a CDS encoding EF-hand domain-containing protein — protein MKNTFYLMIFALCAIAGQAQASDAAATPAASVKHGVEGPFFPAARPASPAAPASTGAVLQGQAMSRLKSNFDAADVAKTGALTQTQAQKSGLGYVANNFGKIDVNKRGKVTFDDVKHYLQSQP, from the coding sequence ATGAAAAATACATTTTATCTAATGATATTTGCCCTTTGTGCAATAGCAGGCCAGGCACAAGCCAGCGATGCCGCTGCGACCCCGGCCGCGAGCGTGAAACATGGCGTGGAAGGTCCGTTCTTCCCGGCGGCAAGGCCAGCGTCGCCGGCCGCTCCGGCGTCGACCGGCGCAGTACTGCAGGGGCAAGCCATGAGCCGCCTGAAATCAAACTTTGACGCTGCCGACGTCGCCAAGACGGGGGCGCTGACCCAGACGCAGGCGCAGAAGAGCGGGTTGGGTTATGTCGCCAACAATTTCGGCAAGATCGATGTCAACAAAAGGGGCAAGGTGACATTTGACGATGTGAAGCATTACCTGCAGTCGCAACCGTAA
- a CDS encoding PLP-dependent aminotransferase family protein: protein MVQMRKWQLLLNLDLDHPGGKASYRKILDCLIDAIQSGRLEPGTALPGTRELADILDVNRKTVILAYEEGVIKGWLVSEPRRGTFVNTLFASKTAPPDKPQKKRSVSDDERFAPDFIALDLPPYFNDLYVLSARTGRTRDTMYFDNGAPDHRLLPQAVLHRYYRNAMKAAFKSDWVKYGNHESAEQLRTTLAEMLRTTRGLAANSSNICLTQGTQMALHLAAGALLRPGDVVLVERLSYPPAWAIFRALGAQIEVVDVDQDGCRVDQVEALCLQRQVRLIYLTPHHQFPSTVSLRVDRRQKLLALAQQHRFTIIEEDYDHEYHFDGRPYLPLASDARQRNVIYIGSLSKLLGSSFRCGFVVGPENLVGALSKNQLLISTHGDAVMQKMLADLIADGELRRHVRRVSRLYRARKDALLESLHRHFGERITLRNPEGGLAVWTTFREDIDVDAMVRHAAGKQLFVRSGRQFSPLNQPVNGLRLGFASMTPDELALAVGRLHEASQQR, encoded by the coding sequence ATGGTCCAGATGAGAAAATGGCAGCTCTTGCTTAACCTTGATCTCGACCATCCAGGCGGTAAAGCTTCCTATCGCAAGATCCTCGACTGCCTCATCGACGCCATTCAAAGCGGCCGTCTGGAGCCGGGAACCGCCCTGCCCGGCACGCGTGAACTGGCAGACATCCTTGACGTCAATCGCAAGACCGTGATCCTGGCTTACGAAGAAGGCGTCATCAAAGGCTGGCTGGTCAGTGAACCGCGCCGCGGAACGTTCGTCAATACGCTGTTTGCCTCGAAGACGGCGCCGCCCGACAAGCCGCAGAAGAAACGCAGCGTCTCTGACGACGAACGCTTTGCGCCGGATTTCATCGCGCTCGATTTGCCGCCTTACTTCAACGATCTTTACGTTCTCTCGGCGCGCACGGGCAGAACGCGCGACACCATGTATTTCGACAACGGCGCGCCGGATCATCGCCTGCTGCCGCAAGCCGTGCTGCATCGTTATTACCGCAACGCGATGAAAGCTGCCTTCAAATCCGATTGGGTCAAGTACGGCAACCATGAATCGGCCGAGCAGTTGCGCACGACGCTGGCCGAAATGCTGCGCACCACGCGTGGCCTGGCAGCCAACTCATCGAATATCTGCCTTACGCAGGGCACGCAGATGGCGCTGCATCTGGCTGCCGGGGCGCTGCTTCGCCCGGGCGATGTTGTACTGGTGGAACGGCTCAGTTACCCGCCGGCATGGGCGATATTTCGCGCACTCGGTGCGCAGATTGAAGTGGTCGACGTCGATCAGGACGGCTGCCGCGTGGACCAGGTCGAGGCGCTATGCCTGCAGCGGCAGGTACGATTGATTTATCTGACGCCGCATCACCAGTTTCCGAGCACGGTCAGCCTGCGTGTCGACCGTCGGCAAAAATTGCTGGCGCTGGCGCAGCAGCATCGCTTCACCATCATCGAAGAAGACTACGACCACGAATATCACTTCGACGGACGGCCTTACCTGCCGCTGGCCAGCGATGCACGACAGCGCAACGTGATTTATATCGGTTCGCTGTCGAAGCTGCTGGGTTCGTCATTTCGCTGCGGCTTTGTAGTCGGCCCCGAAAACCTGGTCGGCGCGCTGAGCAAAAATCAGTTGCTGATCTCCACCCACGGCGACGCCGTCATGCAAAAGATGCTGGCCGATCTGATCGCCGACGGCGAACTGCGCAGGCATGTGCGGCGCGTCTCCAGACTCTATCGCGCCCGCAAGGACGCCTTGCTGGAATCCTTGCATCGCCATTTCGGAGAGCGCATCACGCTGCGTAATCCCGAAGGCGGACTGGCCGTGTGGACCACCTTCAGGGAAGATATCGACGTCGATGCAATGGTGCGGCATGCCGCCGGCAAACAACTCTTCGTGCGCAGCGGCCGCCAATTCTCGCCGCTCAATCAACCGGTCAACGGTCTGCGACTGGGATTTGCGTCGATGACGCCGGATGAACTGGCGCTGGCGGTCGGGCGATTGCACGAAGCGTCACAACAGCGATGA
- a CDS encoding S10 family serine carboxypeptidase-like protein, with protein sequence MRAAAAALALLAGFCAAFSTPAAAERLPPDQPYMDNTAYAYGPTDGLAASIVNEKAAVAYHQLTYRESGKRVDYTTTTGHLTAADASGKPEASMFYVAYTAKNRGPWPRPVTFFYNGGPGSSSIWLRLGSFAPSRVATPDPYTTGWPNFPLVDNQESLIDTTDMVFIDPPGTGFSEAVLPNTNQTFWGVDQDAGVMRDFILRYLAVNPRPRSPIYLYGESYGTPRTDVLAPLLEQAGVRLSGIVLQSCILDYNDQYPSASDLQRATDYTVSLLPGYAEVAAFFGQVTPPPFGVRSFAWRMRDFSTRRYAEFLPYGPTFLGLANPPVFPTPAVYAQMSRQSDINVSALQAYLGPNPLNTALVPGSTIGGYDGRVSVPNDSPMLVGDSDPSDALIAKPFPVILSQQLPDYLKYTAPNTTYVTLSDAANINWDFSHGGLPVPDTIPDLLAEITLNPHIKVLVENGYHDLVTPFFMTEKDLGRLKSVAGIRPDIQVTHYAGGHMIYLEDTSRPRMKADLVNYYEGRRIAGAMTFAELPAPWSDMGPAGTP encoded by the coding sequence ATGCGAGCCGCAGCGGCGGCGCTGGCGCTGCTTGCCGGGTTCTGCGCGGCTTTTTCAACGCCGGCGGCGGCTGAAAGGTTGCCGCCCGACCAGCCTTACATGGATAACACCGCTTATGCCTACGGCCCCACTGACGGGCTGGCGGCGTCCATTGTCAACGAGAAGGCAGCCGTTGCTTATCACCAGCTGACTTACCGCGAAAGCGGCAAGCGTGTGGATTACACCACCACCACCGGACACCTGACCGCGGCCGACGCCAGCGGCAAGCCGGAGGCATCGATGTTCTATGTGGCTTATACCGCAAAGAACCGGGGACCGTGGCCGCGTCCTGTCACTTTCTTCTATAACGGCGGGCCGGGGTCGTCGTCGATCTGGCTGCGCCTGGGTTCCTTCGCGCCGAGCCGGGTCGCCACGCCAGACCCGTACACCACCGGCTGGCCCAATTTTCCGCTGGTGGATAACCAGGAGAGCCTGATCGACACCACCGACATGGTGTTCATCGATCCGCCCGGCACAGGCTTTTCCGAAGCGGTGCTGCCCAACACCAACCAAACCTTCTGGGGCGTCGACCAAGATGCAGGCGTGATGCGCGATTTCATCCTGCGCTATCTGGCGGTCAACCCGCGTCCGCGTTCGCCGATCTACCTCTACGGCGAATCCTATGGCACGCCGCGTACCGATGTGCTGGCGCCGTTGCTGGAACAGGCTGGCGTGCGCCTGAGCGGCATCGTCCTGCAGTCTTGCATACTTGACTATAACGACCAGTATCCAAGCGCTTCAGACCTGCAGCGGGCCACCGATTACACCGTGTCGCTGCTGCCGGGTTATGCCGAAGTAGCGGCATTCTTCGGACAGGTCACGCCGCCGCCGTTCGGGGTGCGCAGCTTTGCCTGGCGCATGCGCGATTTCTCGACCCGCCGTTACGCCGAATTCCTGCCTTACGGCCCGACTTTCCTCGGCCTGGCCAACCCGCCGGTATTCCCGACGCCCGCGGTGTATGCGCAAATGTCGCGCCAGAGCGATATCAACGTCAGCGCCTTGCAAGCCTACCTGGGGCCGAACCCGCTCAACACCGCGCTGGTGCCAGGTTCGACCATCGGCGGCTACGACGGCCGGGTGTCGGTGCCGAACGACAGCCCGATGCTGGTGGGCGATTCCGATCCGTCCGATGCCTTGATCGCCAAGCCGTTCCCGGTAATCCTCAGCCAGCAGCTGCCGGACTACCTGAAGTACACCGCACCGAACACCACCTACGTAACCTTGAGCGATGCCGCCAACATCAACTGGGATTTCAGTCATGGCGGCTTGCCGGTGCCGGATACCATCCCCGATCTGCTGGCTGAAATCACGCTCAATCCGCATATCAAGGTGCTGGTTGAAAATGGCTACCACGACCTGGTCACGCCATTCTTCATGACCGAGAAAGACCTGGGGCGGCTGAAAAGCGTAGCCGGCATCCGGCCCGACATCCAGGTGACGCATTATGCCGGCGGCCACATGATCTACCTTGAGGACACCTCGCGGCCGCGCATGAAAGCCGATCTGGTGAACTATTACGAAGGTCGGCGGATCGCCGGCGCCATGACGTTCGCAGAGCTGCCGGCGCCGTGGTCCGACATGGGACCTGCAGGCACACCTTAG
- a CDS encoding LysR family transcriptional regulator: MSASRIPSLKLLSGFEAAARLGNFSRAADELCVSQSAISHQIQLLEEQIGQPLFHRIGRGVELNVAGEVLLQSVQRSFGTLHSGLTRIATYLDPGLVVLVCPAPLLHGWLQPQIELLQDRIPGLFPLFSTDETARFIDEIDVDITIGNRPIQQPGLMEVPFLQDEWVVVGNTALAAELIDVPLEQHHLHTGLVCLEESLTDDATAGIFRHQLAAFRKHAIYDDVRLLLDAVLRKRGIACLPYLLAHDSLVRGQIAILPGYPRLPGSTWWLSRVAGQPRSSMVVDIVDYLLANSNKDV, translated from the coding sequence ATGTCAGCCAGTCGGATCCCATCACTGAAGCTGTTGAGCGGCTTTGAAGCGGCTGCCCGCCTCGGCAATTTCTCGCGTGCGGCCGACGAGCTGTGCGTGTCGCAATCCGCAATCAGCCATCAGATACAACTGCTTGAAGAACAAATTGGCCAGCCGCTGTTTCACCGGATCGGACGCGGGGTGGAATTGAACGTTGCGGGAGAAGTCTTGCTGCAGAGCGTACAACGCTCATTTGGCACCTTGCACAGCGGTTTGACGCGCATCGCCACTTATCTGGATCCGGGACTGGTTGTACTGGTGTGCCCGGCGCCATTGCTGCATGGCTGGCTGCAGCCCCAGATAGAACTCCTGCAAGACCGGATTCCGGGGCTATTCCCCTTGTTCTCGACAGATGAAACCGCACGTTTCATCGACGAAATCGATGTCGACATCACTATCGGAAACCGCCCGATCCAGCAACCGGGTCTAATGGAAGTGCCATTTTTGCAAGATGAATGGGTCGTTGTGGGCAATACCGCACTGGCCGCCGAGCTGATAGATGTTCCCCTGGAGCAGCATCATCTGCATACCGGCCTGGTTTGTCTGGAGGAAAGCCTGACCGACGATGCGACTGCCGGCATTTTTCGTCATCAGCTGGCGGCGTTCCGGAAACATGCGATCTACGACGACGTACGTCTATTGCTGGATGCGGTGTTGCGCAAACGCGGCATCGCCTGCCTGCCCTACCTGCTGGCGCACGACAGCCTGGTTCGCGGACAAATCGCCATCCTGCCCGGCTATCCGCGCCTTCCCGGCAGTACATGGTGGTTATCTCGCGTCGCCGGCCAGCCCCGTTCCAGCATGGTCGTGGATATCGTTGATTACCTGCTCGCCAATTCAAACAAGGACGTATAA
- a CDS encoding helix-turn-helix domain-containing protein: MLHQEFESLEELRDAIKCFWYNRRDFGDVESNFEVLPDGYAEIIFYFGSTCSISSNGGLQPLPSPFMMGLLNQPVLLSAKNRLEIIGIRCFPWAVFDLLGLPSGKGGVRIFEHPIAQLQSTLNESIRAGRIDEALVQVKQYFLDAQSRVAIDSMLFKAGVAMSAANGTMPVSQVAAAAHATVRTLERKFKRSSGHSVKDVSGLMRFEQARNQLWLYPDSSLAGLARELGYTDQSHLSREFKRYSGTTPAAFARKAKKGKQAVGSDFVAFVQA, translated from the coding sequence ATGCTGCATCAGGAATTTGAATCTCTCGAAGAGCTGCGGGATGCCATAAAGTGCTTTTGGTATAACAGAAGAGATTTCGGAGATGTGGAATCGAATTTTGAAGTGCTGCCTGACGGCTATGCCGAGATCATTTTCTACTTCGGAAGCACCTGCAGTATTTCCAGCAATGGAGGCTTACAGCCATTGCCATCGCCATTCATGATGGGACTGCTCAATCAGCCCGTTCTTTTAAGCGCGAAAAACCGTTTAGAAATCATTGGCATCAGGTGCTTTCCCTGGGCCGTGTTCGATCTGCTCGGACTGCCGTCCGGTAAAGGCGGAGTGCGTATATTCGAGCACCCTATCGCCCAGCTTCAATCCACATTGAATGAGTCGATTCGCGCCGGAAGGATAGATGAAGCGCTGGTCCAGGTAAAACAGTATTTCCTTGATGCACAGTCGCGGGTCGCCATTGACAGCATGTTATTCAAAGCGGGAGTCGCCATGAGCGCAGCAAACGGCACCATGCCGGTAAGCCAGGTAGCGGCGGCGGCTCATGCGACCGTTCGTACATTGGAAAGGAAATTCAAGCGATCTTCCGGCCATAGCGTTAAAGACGTGTCCGGCCTGATGCGCTTTGAGCAGGCGCGAAACCAATTATGGCTTTATCCGGATTCCAGCCTTGCCGGCTTGGCGCGTGAACTGGGCTATACCGATCAATCCCACCTGAGCAGGGAGTTCAAGCGCTACAGCGGTACTACGCCGGCTGCATTCGCGCGCAAAGCAAAGAAAGGCAAACAGGCCGTGGGCAGCGATTTTGTCGCGTTTGTACAAGCCTGA
- a CDS encoding FAD-dependent oxidoreductase, which translates to MKTTLESKKSAQDHFIYDVIIAGAGPVGLFLACELALAKCAVLLLEKAEDPHSPLKQLPFGMRGLSAPTIEALYRRGLLKELELPKRLKDPHGAPASVQETQLRRPGGTSPAFNSNTTILTPHSGSTACRAR; encoded by the coding sequence TTGAAAACCACGCTTGAAAGCAAGAAATCCGCACAAGATCATTTCATTTACGATGTAATCATTGCCGGCGCAGGGCCCGTAGGCCTGTTCCTTGCCTGTGAACTGGCCTTGGCCAAGTGTGCCGTCCTGCTATTGGAAAAGGCGGAGGATCCGCACTCGCCCTTAAAGCAGCTCCCTTTCGGCATGCGAGGGCTCTCGGCCCCAACTATTGAGGCGCTTTATCGTCGTGGATTGCTAAAAGAACTTGAGCTGCCAAAACGCCTTAAAGATCCCCATGGCGCGCCAGCTTCCGTACAAGAGACGCAACTCCGTCGTCCAGGGGGCACTTCGCCGGCATTCAATTCCAATACGACAATATTGACACCTCACAGTGGAAGTACCGCCTGCCGAGCTCGATAG
- a CDS encoding NAD(P)H dependent flavin oxidoreductase family protein, with amino-acid sequence MPGQHTITLGQSGITFAAGDELLLDAALAEGISIPFSCRRGECGSCKVKVLSGAHESNPYIAAGTPYPLAGDEMLLCQSHACGDMCIDIPGWSLAAQALRFEAEILKKEILTPDVTQLVLAPRRAQLVSIRAGQYVKFYLDDGSSRCFSVANIPADDDGKLVFHIRRVAGGFFSEQMLDRLAVGDMLSIEGAFGACTWQPGAHSALLLFATGTGYAGIKPVLLAALADQDTTPVVLYWGGPRVDDFYDREFLGRLSARNARFSWYGVVSSASHVVEGFRQGYVQDFAVTDSYVWQSARVYACGNPAMVAGVRERCMALGLQAHHFIAEAFVPSGAISVPLAQGSFDPVWERVGPKYSLDGMLAAREQSIRALAQIVGKLRVGMTTGEAVAMANDHLCRMGSSHTWHPTYIRFGDDTVRTPRQGVEQDRRLRDTDIAVIDLGPVWDGYEGDFGDTVVFGENGLHRACAQAARDVFTAAKEAWQTGLTGRELYDFAETAAARGGWQLERNLAGHRISDFPHALFGPAKLAEMEIVPSSTVWVLEIQLRHPTEPVGAFYEDILIGTPGSA; translated from the coding sequence ATGCCAGGCCAACATACCATCACATTGGGACAATCCGGCATCACCTTTGCCGCAGGAGACGAGTTGTTGCTGGATGCGGCGCTGGCCGAAGGCATCTCGATCCCGTTTTCATGCCGCCGTGGCGAGTGCGGATCATGCAAGGTCAAGGTGCTCAGCGGCGCCCATGAAAGCAATCCCTATATCGCTGCCGGTACGCCTTATCCGCTGGCGGGCGATGAGATGCTGCTGTGCCAGAGCCATGCCTGCGGCGACATGTGCATCGACATCCCCGGCTGGTCGCTGGCTGCACAGGCATTGCGCTTTGAAGCCGAGATCCTGAAAAAGGAAATATTAACGCCTGACGTCACGCAACTGGTGCTGGCGCCACGCCGCGCGCAATTGGTGTCCATCAGGGCAGGCCAGTATGTGAAATTTTATCTTGACGACGGTAGCAGCCGTTGCTTTTCTGTCGCCAATATCCCCGCAGACGATGATGGCAAACTTGTCTTCCATATCCGTCGCGTGGCCGGAGGATTTTTTTCGGAGCAGATGCTGGACCGCCTTGCCGTCGGCGACATGCTCAGCATCGAAGGCGCGTTCGGCGCCTGCACCTGGCAACCCGGCGCGCATTCAGCCTTGCTGCTGTTTGCGACCGGCACCGGCTATGCAGGCATCAAGCCGGTTCTGCTGGCTGCGCTGGCTGATCAGGATACGACGCCTGTCGTGTTGTACTGGGGCGGCCCGCGCGTCGATGATTTTTACGACCGGGAATTTCTCGGCCGGCTGTCTGCGCGCAATGCACGCTTCAGCTGGTACGGTGTCGTCAGCTCCGCAAGCCACGTTGTGGAGGGTTTCCGGCAAGGTTATGTGCAAGACTTCGCCGTAACCGATTCTTACGTGTGGCAGAGTGCGCGCGTTTATGCTTGCGGCAATCCGGCCATGGTGGCCGGTGTGCGCGAGCGCTGCATGGCGCTGGGCTTGCAGGCGCATCACTTCATCGCCGAAGCTTTCGTGCCGTCGGGTGCAATTTCGGTGCCGTTGGCGCAGGGCAGTTTCGATCCGGTATGGGAGCGCGTCGGTCCGAAGTATTCGCTCGACGGCATGCTGGCGGCGCGCGAGCAGTCGATCCGCGCGCTCGCGCAAATCGTCGGCAAGCTGCGCGTAGGCATGACTACCGGCGAAGCCGTGGCGATGGCCAACGATCATTTGTGCAGGATGGGGTCCTCGCATACCTGGCATCCGACCTATATCCGTTTCGGCGACGATACTGTCAGAACGCCGCGCCAGGGGGTGGAGCAGGATCGCAGGCTGCGCGACACCGACATTGCCGTGATCGATCTCGGTCCGGTGTGGGACGGTTATGAAGGCGATTTCGGCGACACCGTCGTCTTCGGGGAGAACGGCCTGCACCGCGCCTGCGCGCAGGCGGCGCGCGATGTCTTCACAGCCGCCAAGGAGGCTTGGCAGACCGGCCTGACCGGACGTGAACTATACGATTTCGCCGAAACTGCCGCTGCACGCGGCGGTTGGCAGCTGGAACGCAACCTGGCCGGGCATCGGATATCGGATTTCCCGCATGCCTTGTTCGGCCCGGCCAAACTGGCGGAGATGGAAATCGTGCCGAGCAGCACGGTCTGGGTACTGGAAATCCAGTTGCGCCACCCGACCGAGCCTGTCGGTGCGTTTTATGAGGACATCCTGATCGGCACACCTGGTTCGGCCTGA
- a CDS encoding FAD-dependent monooxygenase, with translation MLSELGEFESVLTRRAEALGVEIKRGLAITGFQQTEDGVTVQSGEQFFKSKWLVGCDGSRSVVRKAGGFEFAGTEPEFTGYSALLDIADPEKLGPGRNVTPRGMYFQSQPGYLILQDFDAGAFHHAKKPVTLEHVQEVARRISDTDVTISTLHIATTWTDRARQVTSYRNGRIFLAGDAAHIHSPLGGQGLNLGLGDAMNLGWKLAAIVQDKAPEGLLDSYHAERYPIGAQVLDWSRAQVAIMRPDPHARALNAIMRDLINTRDGATYFAGRVWGILTHYNLGGGHPLAGHSVPNFEFEDGTRVGELMHGGQGILLDFDMNASLETLASEYGGRIKYVPGRAKEQLDLSTVLIRPDGIVAWASDSKPDEQSIRTAAAFWFAR, from the coding sequence TTGTTGTCTGAATTGGGGGAGTTTGAATCGGTGCTGACTCGCCGCGCAGAGGCCTTGGGGGTAGAAATCAAGCGCGGGCTTGCCATTACCGGCTTTCAGCAAACCGAGGACGGGGTGACGGTTCAGTCAGGTGAGCAATTTTTTAAAAGCAAATGGCTCGTCGGTTGCGATGGCAGCCGTAGCGTCGTTCGCAAGGCCGGTGGTTTTGAGTTCGCAGGTACGGAACCAGAATTTACCGGCTACTCCGCACTGTTGGATATTGCCGACCCGGAGAAACTCGGCCCAGGCCGAAACGTGACACCAAGAGGGATGTACTTCCAATCCCAGCCGGGTTACCTGATACTCCAGGATTTTGATGCCGGGGCATTTCATCATGCAAAGAAACCAGTTACGCTTGAACACGTGCAGGAGGTCGCGCGCCGCATCTCGGATACCGACGTGACCATCAGCACCCTGCATATCGCAACCACCTGGACCGACCGTGCACGGCAGGTTACAAGCTACCGCAACGGAAGGATATTTTTAGCTGGCGATGCAGCGCACATCCATTCGCCGTTGGGAGGCCAAGGACTCAACCTTGGGCTGGGCGATGCCATGAACCTGGGCTGGAAGCTCGCCGCAATCGTCCAGGACAAAGCGCCTGAAGGTTTGCTGGACAGTTATCATGCTGAACGATACCCAATTGGCGCACAGGTTCTGGATTGGTCGCGCGCCCAGGTTGCCATCATGAGACCGGACCCGCATGCCCGCGCGCTGAACGCAATTATGCGCGACCTTATCAATACCCGTGACGGCGCCACCTATTTTGCAGGAAGGGTGTGGGGTATTCTCACGCACTACAATCTCGGCGGCGGCCATCCTCTGGCAGGCCACAGCGTTCCCAACTTTGAGTTCGAGGACGGTACAAGAGTCGGCGAGTTGATGCATGGCGGCCAAGGGATACTGCTTGATTTCGATATGAATGCTTCCCTCGAAACTTTGGCGAGTGAATACGGCGGCCGAATCAAGTATGTTCCGGGCCGGGCGAAAGAACAGCTGGACTTGAGCACTGTACTGATACGCCCCGACGGAATTGTCGCCTGGGCTTCTGACAGCAAACCTGACGAGCAATCAATCAGGACAGCGGCTGCTTTCTGGTTTGCCCGATAG
- a CDS encoding agmatine deiminase family protein encodes MTTRRDVLEHGLRNSGAVLFAGLFGGLNSPVLAAAGDKWRMPDEAERHAATWMAFGPEEEIWGKRLQAGAQDNLAEIAHAISAFEPVNMLVREEDYEIAARKCGAAAKLIIHPIDDLWMRDTGPVFVKNEQGKIAAVNFNFNGWGEKQDYQRDAQVAGFVSAQTGARPLRSKLILEGGGIEVDGEGTAIITESCVLNRNRNPGVSKAQCEAELMRLLGLEKIVWLPGIAGQDITDGHTDFYARFAGPGVVLAGYEPDSSSPENAVTKRHLDILRKATDAKGRKLRVVVLPGPSTVRSKYENKEFAAGYINFYVCNRAVLVAEFGDAKSDRNTYDILRDLFPSREVLQLNIDAIAAGGGGIHCTTQQQPV; translated from the coding sequence ATGACGACACGACGTGATGTATTGGAACATGGGCTTAGGAACTCTGGCGCCGTACTGTTTGCGGGCCTGTTCGGTGGCTTGAACAGCCCGGTCCTGGCTGCGGCCGGAGACAAATGGCGCATGCCGGACGAAGCAGAGCGGCATGCAGCGACATGGATGGCTTTTGGGCCGGAGGAAGAAATCTGGGGTAAGCGCCTGCAGGCAGGGGCCCAGGATAACCTGGCCGAAATTGCCCACGCCATTTCGGCTTTTGAACCGGTAAACATGCTGGTGCGGGAGGAGGACTATGAGATCGCCGCCCGCAAATGCGGTGCAGCGGCCAAGCTGATTATCCATCCGATTGACGATCTGTGGATGCGCGATACCGGACCCGTATTCGTTAAAAATGAGCAGGGGAAAATTGCCGCGGTTAATTTCAATTTCAACGGCTGGGGAGAAAAACAGGACTACCAACGCGACGCCCAAGTTGCCGGCTTCGTAAGCGCACAGACCGGCGCCAGGCCATTGCGAAGCAAGCTCATCCTGGAGGGCGGCGGCATCGAAGTCGATGGCGAGGGCACCGCGATCATCACCGAGAGTTGCGTCCTCAATCGCAACCGTAATCCTGGCGTGAGCAAAGCGCAATGCGAGGCCGAGCTGATGCGTTTGCTCGGCCTGGAAAAAATCGTATGGCTGCCCGGGATCGCAGGGCAAGATATCACCGACGGCCATACCGATTTCTACGCTCGCTTTGCCGGCCCTGGCGTGGTGCTTGCAGGCTACGAGCCTGACTCTTCTTCGCCCGAGAATGCAGTAACCAAACGCCATCTGGACATATTGCGTAAAGCTACTGACGCCAAGGGGCGCAAATTGCGTGTTGTGGTGTTGCCAGGGCCGTCCACTGTGCGCAGCAAATATGAGAACAAGGAATTTGCTGCAGGCTATATCAATTTTTATGTGTGCAATCGCGCCGTACTGGTCGCTGAATTTGGCGACGCCAAATCCGATCGGAATACCTACGATATTTTGCGCGACCTGTTCCCCTCGCGTGAAGTGCTGCAACTGAATATTGACGCGATTGCTGCTGGCGGCGGCGGTATTCATTGCACAACTCAGCAACAACCTGTTTGA
- a CDS encoding porin: MLTSKRILMCSALSAASTAAVAQTSVTLYGVIDTGIEYVSHANAAGDHVLRMPGVTGELPSRWGVRGTEDLGSGYSAVFTLESGFNVRAGDSGQGGRLFGRQAFVGIKGPQGTLAFGRQYTMTYLALAGADLIGPDIYGLGSLDAYVPNARADNSVTYVNTLHNLTLGAGYSFGRDAAGTGNSPGAGTCAGSLPGAATACRDWSVMGKYDAASFGVAASYEEQRGGPNAAANFFDGVAPTVLASSSDKDARAHISAYAKFGDAKISAGWLNRRVDTESAAVADVRSNLFFIGASYLATPALLVDGEAYRIINKDHDTRAAMGTLRGTYFLSKRTALYAQGSYLANSAKARYSVSGGGGGTTPVAGTGQAGIMLGMRHMF, translated from the coding sequence ATGTTAACGTCCAAACGCATTCTTATGTGCAGCGCACTCAGTGCGGCAAGCACGGCCGCCGTAGCGCAAACCAGCGTAACCCTGTATGGGGTGATCGATACCGGTATCGAATATGTGTCGCATGCGAATGCAGCAGGCGATCACGTGCTGCGCATGCCAGGCGTCACGGGCGAGTTGCCCTCGCGCTGGGGTGTGCGCGGCACCGAGGATCTCGGCAGCGGTTACAGCGCGGTGTTCACCCTGGAAAGCGGTTTCAACGTGCGTGCAGGCGATTCCGGGCAAGGCGGGCGGCTGTTCGGGCGCCAGGCTTTCGTCGGGATAAAGGGGCCGCAGGGCACGCTAGCATTCGGGCGGCAATATACGATGACCTACCTGGCGCTGGCCGGCGCCGACCTCATCGGCCCCGACATCTACGGCCTCGGCTCGCTGGACGCCTATGTGCCGAATGCCCGCGCCGACAATTCGGTTACCTATGTCAATACGCTGCACAACCTGACGCTTGGCGCCGGCTACTCGTTCGGGCGCGATGCCGCCGGCACCGGGAATTCGCCCGGGGCGGGCACTTGCGCCGGTTCCCTGCCTGGCGCCGCCACCGCATGCCGGGACTGGTCGGTGATGGGCAAGTACGATGCAGCATCCTTCGGCGTCGCCGCATCGTATGAAGAGCAACGCGGCGGTCCGAATGCCGCTGCCAATTTTTTTGACGGCGTGGCGCCGACAGTACTCGCGAGCAGCTCTGACAAGGACGCACGCGCACATATAAGCGCATACGCGAAATTCGGAGACGCCAAAATCAGCGCAGGCTGGCTGAATCGCCGCGTCGATACCGAATCGGCCGCGGTGGCCGATGTGCGCTCGAACCTGTTCTTCATAGGCGCATCGTATCTGGCGACGCCGGCGCTCCTGGTCGATGGCGAGGCATACCGGATCATCAACAAGGACCACGACACGCGCGCGGCGATGGGAACTTTGCGCGGCACCTATTTCCTGTCCAAACGCACCGCACTCTACGCGCAAGGTTCTTACCTTGCCAATAGCGCAAAGGCCCGATATTCCGTCAGCGGCGGTGGCGGCGGCACAACTCCGGTCGCGGGAACAGGGCAGGCGGGCATCATGCTCGGCATGCGGCACATGTTCTAG